One Phaseolus vulgaris cultivar G19833 chromosome 4, P. vulgaris v2.0, whole genome shotgun sequence DNA window includes the following coding sequences:
- the LOC137837952 gene encoding probable calcium-binding protein CML27 has protein sequence MATTNPPVPSESDPKPKSDPASFPYFEDMNELERVFNRFDANGDGKISTDELDSVLKTLGSGVSPEDLRRVMEDLDTDRDGFISLTEFAAFCRSDAADGGDGEFHDAFDLYDRDKNGLISAEELHLALNRLGLKCSVDECSDMIKSVDADGDGFVNFEEFKTMMMTSKNTNGSVHQS, from the coding sequence ATGGCAACAACGAACCCACCCGTGCCTTCAGAATCCGACCCGAAACCTAAATCGGATCCCGCTTCATTTCCTTACTTCGAAGACATGAACGAACTGGAGAGAGTCTTCAACCGCTTCGACGCCAACGGCGATGGCAAGATCTCCACGGACGAGCTCGACAGCGTGCTCAAGACGCTCGGATCCGGCGTCTCGCCGGAGGACCTCCGCCGCGTCATGGAAGACCTCGACACTGACCGCGACGGTTTCATCAGCCTCACCGAGTTCGCCGCCTTCTGCCGCTCCGACGCCGCGGACGGCGGTGACGGCGAGTTCCACGACGCCTTCGACCTCTACGACCGCGACAAAAACGGCCTGATCTCAGCTGAGGAGCTCCACCTCGCGCTCAACCGCCTCGGCCTCAAGTGCTCCGTCGATGAATGCAGCGACATGATCAAGTCCGTCGACGCCGACGGCGACGGATTCGTCAACTTTGAGGAGTTCAAGACGATGATGATGACCTCCAAGAACACCAATGGCTCAGTTCATCAGTCTTAG